The proteins below come from a single Periophthalmus magnuspinnatus isolate fPerMag1 chromosome 7, fPerMag1.2.pri, whole genome shotgun sequence genomic window:
- the bin2a gene encoding bridging integrator 2a isoform X1 — protein MAESNSPKGGSSVFARKVQRQLSRGKEKVLQKLGKAVESKDDEFENYLAKFYDQQTDGNRIHKDLRAYLNAVRDMREASRRLSHSLFDVYEPDWVGEEDLGAIVEGEDLLWNDFEVKLLDQAIRTMESYVSQFPDVRVRRSNVNTHLETAAFSKHSISNMEATQFLFLLQEKIAKRGRKLVDYDSARHHLEALQSAKKKDDVKISKAEEEMNVAKAVYEGINNELKEELPTLHDNRIGCYVAVFLAVSNLRDTFYKEVSSLNRDLHNVIGELQAQHPEKQFSVKGIQRYGSLRRTLLSPRAWKASFSEFHRSYNPKPTRFSFKSPEKPKHGTLSRESSSTAVSPQPIIPEQPNPEPADLDSTTGSNGEIDSSQSQEAAASSPEKSSPVEDNPEVKEEEPSGSEKKQEDEEKAPGSESSSEVDQSCDSVSLEQQLSAADHSPLHIDEEEEEKEGERALDTSKTNGLENEEVPVKNTPHKGSAVDQPGSKSTTV, from the exons atggctgaAAGTAACAGTCCAAAAGGTGGCTCCAGTGTCTTTGCCAGAAAGGTCCAGAGACAGCTGAGCAGAGGCAAAGAAAAG GTTCTTCAAAAGCTGGGTAAAGCAGTGGAATCCAAAGATGATGAATTTGAAAACTATCTTGCGAAATTTTATGACCAGCAG ACTGATGGGAACCGCATTCACAAAGACTTGAGAGCCTACCTCAATGCTGTCAGAg ACATGCGTGAAGCATCAAGacgtctctctcactccctgtTTGATGTTTATGAACCGGATTGGGTCGGAGAGGAAGACCTAGGAGCTATTGTTGAG GGGGAGGACCTGCTGTGGAATGACTTCGAGGTGAAACTGTTAGATCAGGCCATTCGCACCATGGAGTCCTACGTGAGCCAGTTCCCAGACGTCAGGGTAAGAAGATctaatgtaaacacacacttaGAGACAGCGGCTTTCAGCAAACACTCAATATCCAATATGGAGGCTACAcagtttctttttcttctgcAGGAGAAAATTGCCAAGAGGGGCAGAAAACTGGTGGATTATGATTCGGCGCGACACCACCTGGAGGCTCTGCAGAGCGCAAAGAAGAAGGATGATGTCAAGATCAGCAAG gcagaggaggagatgaatgTAGCAAAAGCTGTGTATGAAGGCATTAACAATGAGCTCAAAGAGGAACTACCCACACTTCATGAtaa TCGTATTGGATGCTACGTGGCAGTCTTCTTAGCTGTCTCCAATTTACGGGACACGTTCTACAAAGAAGTTAGCTCG CTAAACCGAGATCTCCACAATGTGATAGGCGAACTGCAGGCCCAACATCCAGAAAAGCAGTTCTCTGTGAAGGGGATTCAAAG GTACGGCTCGTTGAGACGCACTCTGCTCTCTCCAAGAGCGTGGAAAGCCAGTTTCTCTGAGTTCCACAGAAGCTATAATCCCAAACCGACAAGGTTCAGCTTCAAGTCTCCAGAAAAACCCAAACATGGAACTTTGTCTCGGGAAAGCAGCAGCACCGCAGTCTCTCCACAGCCCATCATCCCAGAGCAACCCAACCCTGAGCCTGCAGACCTGGATAGTACTACAG GGAGCAACGGGGAGATCGACAGTTCACAATCACAAGAGGCAGCTGCATCTTCACCTGAAAAGAGCAGCCCAGTGGAGGACAACCCTgaagtgaaagaggaggagccaTCTGGATCTGAAAAGAAACAAGAGGATGAGGAAAAG GCTCCTGGGAGTGAGAGCAGCTCTGAAGTGGACCAGTCGTGTGATTCAGTGAGTCTGGAGCAGCAGCTTTCAGCCGCAGATCACAGCCCACTGCAcattgatgaagaggaggaggagaaggagggggagagggccCTGGATACTTCAAAAACCAATGGACTGGAGAACGAAGAGGTCccagtcaaaaacacacctcACAAG GGTTCTGCAGTAGATCAGCCTGGTTCAAAAAGCACAACAGTGTGA
- the racgap1 gene encoding rac GTPase-activating protein 1, with protein sequence MDTALGNLQSLYEKLLTQVDVLNESIEPSFIQMALNFDDCRRKWLRAEQELGSFKEMLTKTETERGALEVKLKHARNQVDVEIRRRQKAESDCEKLDRQMQLIRELLISEGSSSIQLSAEQRSALAFLNTNNQAASNINTSRRLQTIDESASILSDISYDKTDDSLDWDASAVRTVRLKKREKRRSSRHHIDGPPNASKRSRSTGKGVGNETLVTKTTVVVPANGGPVEAVSTIETVPYWTRSRRRTAVMEWDSESVKSEDVFKHPSLPEGEMKTHPSTPQNNGGVRLHEFVSKTVIKPESCVPCGKRIKFGKISLKCRDCRVVSHPECRDRCPLPCIPTLPATPVKIGEGVLADYVPETSPMIPPLVVHCISEIEQRGLHEPGLYRVSGADRTVKELKEKFLRSKTVPVLSKVDDIHAITGLLKDFLRNLKEPLLTFRLNQPFMDAAEVSDDDNSIALIYQTISDLPQPNRDTLAFLVLHLQRVADSEETRMDISNLARVFGPTIVGHAVPNPEPMTILQDTKRQPKVVERLLSLPVNYWAQFVMAENGQPNLDHLIIENANCYATPERVSMLGPLTTPEHQLTKTPSSSSLTQRMRTLTPRFGSKSKSAVGLPRQGKFFASPLLK encoded by the exons ATGGATACTGCTCTGGGTAACCTCCAGAGCTTATATGAAAAGCTCCTCACTCAGGTGGATGTGCTGAATGAGAGCATCGAGCCCA GCTTCATTCAAATGGCCCTAAACTTCGATGATTGCCGTCGTAAGTGGCTGAGGGCTGAGCAGGAGCTTGGGTCGTTCAAAGAGATGCTaaccaaaactgaaactgaGAGAGGAGCACTGGAGGTCAAATTGAAACACGCCCGGAACCAGGTGGATGTGGAGATTCGTCGCAGACAAAAGGCTGAATCTGACTGTGAGAAATTG GATCGCCAAATGCAGTTGATCCGAGAACTTCTTATCAGTGAAGGTTCCTCCAGTATCCAGCTCAGTGCAGAACAGCGTTCAGCTTTGGCCTTCCTCAACACCAACAACCAGGCAGCATCTAATATCAATACAAGTCGCAG GCTCCAGACGATAGATGAATCGGCCTCCATCTTATCAGACATTAGCTATGACAAAACAGATGATTCTCTG GACTGGGACGCTTCTGCCGTGAGAACAGTGAGGctcaaaaagagagagaaacgt cGCTCCTCCAGACATCACATTGATGGGCCTCCAAATGCCTCAAAGCGGTCTCGATCAACAGGAAAAGGAGTG GGAAATGAAACCCTGGTAACAAAGACCACTGTGGTGGTTCCAGCCAATGGAGGACCAGTTGAGGCTGTTTCCACCATTGAGACTGTGCCTTACTGGACACGCAGTCGCAGAAGGACTG CTGTAATGGAGTGGGATTCTGAATCTGTCAAATCTGAGGATGTATTTAAGCACCCGAGCCTCCCTGAGGGGGAGATGAAGACTCACCCCAGCACTCCCCAGAACAACGGAGGTGTGCGCCTCCATGAGTTTGTCTCCAAAACT GTGATCAAACCTGAGTCATGTGTTCCGTGTGGAAAGAGGATCAAATTTGGGAAGATCTCGCTAAAGTGTCGTGACTGCAGAGTGGTGTCTCACCCCGAGTGTCGCGACCGCTGCCCTCTGCCCTGTATCCCCACTCTTCCGGCCACGCCCGTCAAGATTGGAGAG GGGGTCCTGGCTGACTATGTTCCAGAGACATCCCCCATGATCCCGCCTCTTGTTGTTCACTGCATCAGTGAAATTGAGCAGAGAGGGCTGCATGAG cctgGCCTGTACCGCGTGTCTGGTGCTGACCGCACAGTGAAGGAGCTGAAAGAGAAGTTTCTCAGAAGCAAAACTGTGCCGGTCTTGAGTAAAGTGGATGATATTCATGCCATCACCGGTCTGCTCAAGGACTTCCTCCGAAACCTGAAGGAACCTCTGCTCACCTTCCGCCTCAACCAGCCCTTCATGGATGCTGCCG aggTTTCTGATGATGACAACAGCATTGCTCTGATATACCAAACTATCAGCGACCTGCCGCAGCCAAACAGGGACACTCTGGCTTTTCTGGTGCTTCACCTTCAAAG AGTGGCTGACAGTGAAGAAACCCGGATGGACATCAGTAACTTGGCTCGAGTCTTCGGCCCGACGATCGTGGGCCACGCTGTTCCAAACCCAGAGCCCATGACCATCCTGCAGGATACTAAGAGACAGCCTAAG GTTGTGGAGCGTCTGTTGTCTCTGCCCGTCAACTACTGGGCCCAGTTTGTGATGGCGGAAAATGGACAGCCAAATCTGGACCACCTGATTATTGAGAATGCAAACTGCTATGCCACTCCTGAGAGAG TGAGTATGTTGGGGCCTCTGACCACTCCAGAACATCAGCTCACTAAAACCCCTTCCTCCAGCTCCCTAACTCAGCGCATGCGCACACTCACTCCAAG ATTTGGAAGTAAAAGCAAGTCTGCTGTCGGCCTTCCTCGTCAAGGGAAATTCTTTGCTTCTCCTCTTCTGAAATAG
- the bin2a gene encoding bridging integrator 2a isoform X2, which translates to MAESNSPKGGSSVFARKVQRQLSRGKEKVLQKLGKAVESKDDEFENYLAKFYDQQTDGNRIHKDLRAYLNAVRDMREASRRLSHSLFDVYEPDWVGEEDLGAIVEGEDLLWNDFEVKLLDQAIRTMESYVSQFPDVRVRRSNVNTHLETAAFSKHSISNMEATQFLFLLQEKIAKRGRKLVDYDSARHHLEALQSAKKKDDVKISKAEEEMNVAKAVYEGINNELKEELPTLHDNRIGCYVAVFLAVSNLRDTFYKEVSSLNRDLHNVIGELQAQHPEKQFSVKGIQRYGSLRRTLLSPRAWKASFSEFHRSYNPKPTRFSFKSPEKPKHGTLSRESSSTAVSPQPIIPEQPNPEPADLDSTTGSNGEIDSSQSQEAAASSPEKSSPVEDNPEVKEEEPSGSEKKQEDEEKAPGSESSSEVDQSCDSVSLEQQLSAADHSPLHIDEEEEEKEGERALDTSKTNGLENEEVPVKNTPHKVHRVLQ; encoded by the exons atggctgaAAGTAACAGTCCAAAAGGTGGCTCCAGTGTCTTTGCCAGAAAGGTCCAGAGACAGCTGAGCAGAGGCAAAGAAAAG GTTCTTCAAAAGCTGGGTAAAGCAGTGGAATCCAAAGATGATGAATTTGAAAACTATCTTGCGAAATTTTATGACCAGCAG ACTGATGGGAACCGCATTCACAAAGACTTGAGAGCCTACCTCAATGCTGTCAGAg ACATGCGTGAAGCATCAAGacgtctctctcactccctgtTTGATGTTTATGAACCGGATTGGGTCGGAGAGGAAGACCTAGGAGCTATTGTTGAG GGGGAGGACCTGCTGTGGAATGACTTCGAGGTGAAACTGTTAGATCAGGCCATTCGCACCATGGAGTCCTACGTGAGCCAGTTCCCAGACGTCAGGGTAAGAAGATctaatgtaaacacacacttaGAGACAGCGGCTTTCAGCAAACACTCAATATCCAATATGGAGGCTACAcagtttctttttcttctgcAGGAGAAAATTGCCAAGAGGGGCAGAAAACTGGTGGATTATGATTCGGCGCGACACCACCTGGAGGCTCTGCAGAGCGCAAAGAAGAAGGATGATGTCAAGATCAGCAAG gcagaggaggagatgaatgTAGCAAAAGCTGTGTATGAAGGCATTAACAATGAGCTCAAAGAGGAACTACCCACACTTCATGAtaa TCGTATTGGATGCTACGTGGCAGTCTTCTTAGCTGTCTCCAATTTACGGGACACGTTCTACAAAGAAGTTAGCTCG CTAAACCGAGATCTCCACAATGTGATAGGCGAACTGCAGGCCCAACATCCAGAAAAGCAGTTCTCTGTGAAGGGGATTCAAAG GTACGGCTCGTTGAGACGCACTCTGCTCTCTCCAAGAGCGTGGAAAGCCAGTTTCTCTGAGTTCCACAGAAGCTATAATCCCAAACCGACAAGGTTCAGCTTCAAGTCTCCAGAAAAACCCAAACATGGAACTTTGTCTCGGGAAAGCAGCAGCACCGCAGTCTCTCCACAGCCCATCATCCCAGAGCAACCCAACCCTGAGCCTGCAGACCTGGATAGTACTACAG GGAGCAACGGGGAGATCGACAGTTCACAATCACAAGAGGCAGCTGCATCTTCACCTGAAAAGAGCAGCCCAGTGGAGGACAACCCTgaagtgaaagaggaggagccaTCTGGATCTGAAAAGAAACAAGAGGATGAGGAAAAG GCTCCTGGGAGTGAGAGCAGCTCTGAAGTGGACCAGTCGTGTGATTCAGTGAGTCTGGAGCAGCAGCTTTCAGCCGCAGATCACAGCCCACTGCAcattgatgaagaggaggaggagaaggagggggagagggccCTGGATACTTCAAAAACCAATGGACTGGAGAACGAAGAGGTCccagtcaaaaacacacctcACAAGGTACACAG GGTTCTGCAGTAG
- the bin2a gene encoding bridging integrator 2a isoform X3, with translation MAESNSPKGGSSVFARKVQRQLSRGKEKVLQKLGKAVESKDDEFENYLAKFYDQQTDGNRIHKDLRAYLNAVRDMREASRRLSHSLFDVYEPDWVGEEDLGAIVEGEDLLWNDFEVKLLDQAIRTMESYVSQFPDVREKIAKRGRKLVDYDSARHHLEALQSAKKKDDVKISKAEEEMNVAKAVYEGINNELKEELPTLHDNRIGCYVAVFLAVSNLRDTFYKEVSSLNRDLHNVIGELQAQHPEKQFSVKGIQRYGSLRRTLLSPRAWKASFSEFHRSYNPKPTRFSFKSPEKPKHGTLSRESSSTAVSPQPIIPEQPNPEPADLDSTTGSNGEIDSSQSQEAAASSPEKSSPVEDNPEVKEEEPSGSEKKQEDEEKAPGSESSSEVDQSCDSVSLEQQLSAADHSPLHIDEEEEEKEGERALDTSKTNGLENEEVPVKNTPHKGSAVDQPGSKSTTV, from the exons atggctgaAAGTAACAGTCCAAAAGGTGGCTCCAGTGTCTTTGCCAGAAAGGTCCAGAGACAGCTGAGCAGAGGCAAAGAAAAG GTTCTTCAAAAGCTGGGTAAAGCAGTGGAATCCAAAGATGATGAATTTGAAAACTATCTTGCGAAATTTTATGACCAGCAG ACTGATGGGAACCGCATTCACAAAGACTTGAGAGCCTACCTCAATGCTGTCAGAg ACATGCGTGAAGCATCAAGacgtctctctcactccctgtTTGATGTTTATGAACCGGATTGGGTCGGAGAGGAAGACCTAGGAGCTATTGTTGAG GGGGAGGACCTGCTGTGGAATGACTTCGAGGTGAAACTGTTAGATCAGGCCATTCGCACCATGGAGTCCTACGTGAGCCAGTTCCCAGACGTCAGG GAGAAAATTGCCAAGAGGGGCAGAAAACTGGTGGATTATGATTCGGCGCGACACCACCTGGAGGCTCTGCAGAGCGCAAAGAAGAAGGATGATGTCAAGATCAGCAAG gcagaggaggagatgaatgTAGCAAAAGCTGTGTATGAAGGCATTAACAATGAGCTCAAAGAGGAACTACCCACACTTCATGAtaa TCGTATTGGATGCTACGTGGCAGTCTTCTTAGCTGTCTCCAATTTACGGGACACGTTCTACAAAGAAGTTAGCTCG CTAAACCGAGATCTCCACAATGTGATAGGCGAACTGCAGGCCCAACATCCAGAAAAGCAGTTCTCTGTGAAGGGGATTCAAAG GTACGGCTCGTTGAGACGCACTCTGCTCTCTCCAAGAGCGTGGAAAGCCAGTTTCTCTGAGTTCCACAGAAGCTATAATCCCAAACCGACAAGGTTCAGCTTCAAGTCTCCAGAAAAACCCAAACATGGAACTTTGTCTCGGGAAAGCAGCAGCACCGCAGTCTCTCCACAGCCCATCATCCCAGAGCAACCCAACCCTGAGCCTGCAGACCTGGATAGTACTACAG GGAGCAACGGGGAGATCGACAGTTCACAATCACAAGAGGCAGCTGCATCTTCACCTGAAAAGAGCAGCCCAGTGGAGGACAACCCTgaagtgaaagaggaggagccaTCTGGATCTGAAAAGAAACAAGAGGATGAGGAAAAG GCTCCTGGGAGTGAGAGCAGCTCTGAAGTGGACCAGTCGTGTGATTCAGTGAGTCTGGAGCAGCAGCTTTCAGCCGCAGATCACAGCCCACTGCAcattgatgaagaggaggaggagaaggagggggagagggccCTGGATACTTCAAAAACCAATGGACTGGAGAACGAAGAGGTCccagtcaaaaacacacctcACAAG GGTTCTGCAGTAGATCAGCCTGGTTCAAAAAGCACAACAGTGTGA
- the si:ch211-210c8.6 gene encoding uncharacterized protein si:ch211-210c8.6 produces MSHYLTPELVSGVQSLVMGSVLIKCALTDVGLQWAGWAIAAACKTEKFYDLAGSGTFILLAHLSRVWGGARHVRQNVQTGLVTAWGLRLGTFLFLRILKEGRDRRFNNVRDSPGTFFIYWTVQAVWVFTTLLPTMMLNTEKRDKPLGWRDYIGWSLWGLGFAVQAIADQQKWRFKSDPDNAGKFIQSGLWAYSRHPNYFGEILQWSGLWLSASSVMEGKQYLSVISPMFVWFLLNYVSGVPILEKQAAKKWGSDPAYQNYVKNTPVLWPKIF; encoded by the exons atgtcacattattTGACCCCGGAGCTTGTGTCCGGTGTGCAGAGCCTGGTGATGGGCAGTGTGCTGATCAAATGTGCCCTGACAGACGTGGGTCTGCAGTGGGCAGGATGGGCCATCGCAGCAGCGTGCAAGACCGAGAAGTTTTACGACTTGGCAG GGTCAGGTACATTTATACTACTCGCTCACCTGAGTCGCGTTTGGGGAGGAGCCAGGCACGTCCGGCAGAATGTGCAGACTGGGCTAGTGACTGCATGGGGGCTGAG ACTGGGAACTTTTCTTTTCCTGCGAATCTTGAAGGAAGGACGTGATCGCAGATTCAACAATGTCAGAGATAGCCCAGGGACCTTCTTTATATACTGGACTGTGCAAG CGGTGTGGGTGTTCACGACGCTGCTGCCCACTATGATGCTGAACACTGAAAAGAGGGACAAGCCTCTCGGGTGGAGGGACTACATCGGCTGGAGCCTCTGGGGCCTGGGCTTCGCCGTGCAGGCCATCGCCGACCAGCAGAAGTGGAGATTCAAAAGTGACCCTGATAACGCT GGCAAGTTCATTCAGTCTGGGCTCTGGGCTTACAGCAGACACCCCAACTATTTTGGAGAGATCCTGCAGTGGTCTggcctctggctctctgcttcGTCGGTGATGGAGGGGAAGCAGTATTTAAGTGTTATTTCACCCATGTTTGTGTGGTTCCTGTTAAACTATGTGAGTGGAGTGCCCATCCTGGAGAAACAAGCAGCAAAGAAGTGGGGGTCTGACCCGGCCTACCAGAACTACGTCAAGAATACTCCCGTCCTTTGGCCCAAGATTTTTTAG